In the Cucurbita pepo subsp. pepo cultivar mu-cu-16 chromosome LG17, ASM280686v2, whole genome shotgun sequence genome, AATGGATCATATGATAATAATGATTGAGACGAGCAAAAACCCCACCGTGAACTCAATGGAGCCATAGATAATCAAGTAAAATCCAATCAACGAAATAATTTGATCTATGGACAACATCATTGTGATAAAGGTCGTAATGCCAAAAGAATCATTACCACAGGGCATAGAGGGGTAGGTCATAAACGTCTGTCccataaaatcaattttcgaTGGAATGAAAAAAACATATGATAGAATCGTAATCATAGAATACGACTTTAATCGAAATGCATACATTTATCTCATACACTATGGGATGGTGAGAAAAGTCATATTTTACATCCCAAAGGAGCTATAATTAGAGATAGAATTGTTTCTCGCAATGAAGTTcctttaaaaatggaaaatgtcCTACCTTAGAGTAAATTCAATTCGAGGGGTGGGATACCTATCTAGAAGTTTTTGCAACTCAATCATGTATGATAATGGAATCATCAAATATCTTACCTTTTTCAAACTCTGTCTAACTCACTATTGACTCgagaaacaaagagaagatGTACATGAACGAGATAtacaacaacaagaagaaaaatgattgAGATCATAATGTGAGCTTCCTTCTCCCCTCACCTTCATAACTCCTATCTACATCAAGACTTGGCCCAGTTCTCGGGTGATCTTCACCCGCatgaaaagaaagatggaCAAATAACCCACTGCTAGtatatattgttctctttggacttcctcTTCAAGGGCTTCCtgtcaaggttttaaaacgcgtttgatAGGAAAAAATTTCCGCACccaaatgtttcattcccctctccaaccgaaaAGACTCAAAGGAAACGTCTTTGGAGGactattattgaaattttgtaaacTTTACAAAGAGAAGCATATAATTAAACAAGAGTTAACAAACTTTACAAAGAGACGCATATGATTAAACAATCAAATGTtgtacaaaaattaaaattaaaaaaggggTAAGACATACCTATTATAAGTAGAGAGAAGCAGCAAAGACAATGTCCCTCTTGATTTTGGAAACAGCCTCTTCAAACTTGGTTTCAAGCTCAGTTTCACCAATGGCCTTTGCTGCCACTATTAGTTGTTGCAAGACTTCCTCCAGTCTTCTAATTGCTCTTATCAAGCTTCCCTCAAAAACCTGCGTTATTTCCATTATCTCATAGAACTTTGATCCTTTTGCCCAACCATACACAACCTCCATAATATCTGCTCTAAATGAATTCACAAACCCTTCCACATCAATCTCGACCTGCAATTTCACAATAACTCTCTCTCAATGCTTTAATCCAatgaaaagtaataaaaagGATAGAGTAACAAACAACAATTTGTGGTAACCTTGCATTCAAGCTGAACCTTAGCGACCCTTCGAGCTGTGTCTTGTAATTGAATGAATAGCAGCTCAAGCTCTTCCCTAGGCTTCGCTGCATCCTGAAGTTTCTCTTGCCACACAAAACAAGATAGGAGAGAGATAAGTTCCTCCACTTTTATGTCATTGAAAACCCCATTCAACATCAGCTCTGAAAGTGTCAATTCATTTGCACTACTGATTTCACAAGCAACCTTCCCTTTCAATTCCACAACGTCATCACTTGTGATGTAACTGCCATGGGAAAAAACATCAGATACTGCAACTAATTCAATGTATCTACAATTGATGATATTGTTGTTCTATCATGAAATCAAAACCATCAAAACCATCAACCTGAACTAGCAATGATAATAGGGTGACCTTAGTTAGTTGAATCTATGAACTCTCATAAACGTTTTGGATATGCAAATTCCTAGTTCACAAATGCTAAAACCCCCGAATCATTTGATTTCATTGCAAATGATTGTAACTCTAGGAAATTTGATCTAATAACCTCATTGAAGAATAAGACCTTTGGATATTAATATATCCAAGAATCTCAAGACGATAAGGAATCACCCCAAGAtacttgttgatcgaatatctcaagacaagaacacttgtttgagatttgaataactccacaagcaagattgatcaagTCAAGCTTCAATGGTTCTAagcatgcaacctaaactacatacattttccaagtctactttaCAAAAACAATATCCATGGTTTTATATAACCTCAAAAGAAAACCTTTGATCTTCCATGAAATATTTCCAGAGTTGTAACTTCCATACTTTATGACCATCATTAGCCACTATGCAAATGTAAccttaatgtaaataaaaacccTTAAAGTACATGAAACACCGTAACTCCAAATTATCAACCactcaaaatttgtaaccatctaaGAATAAATATAGTCCATCTTCTTTTAAGTTCATATTGCATGATTGAGATGTCTTGGTCTATACCACACTTTATGATTCCTTCGTACATGGCTTTCAAATATATACAGAGTTCCATTCCCATACTACATTAGTAAGCATAGTAAGCATGGTTGTAATACTTTTTATCTAAGATTGTATTGAATGTTTATgtattatgaataaataaaaccttttttttttaaattgccgacaacccaacccaacccaacccaacccaaccttgttgagtttggttgggttggaaaTAATTTATGGTTGGGTTAAGTTACCAATTTAACGaatccaaaattttgggttggtctaaaaaaatttctcaacccaacccaactcgactCACGTACACACATAATCTAACCCAATCCACCATTATAATTCGAGTTGGGTCGGTTTGGGTTCTTGGGTTTATTGTACACCTGTACCTTAAAAGAGAGGGGGAAAAAGATCAATTACCCAAGCCTCCGCAGTACTCGCTTCCTGGCCTTCAGTTCATCTTTGAAAGCCAATGCAGAAGAAGAACGCATTGTTTTCTTAATTGACCTGATCTTAGCCGTCAACTCTTGCTTCAAATGCAAAGCTTTGAGCTTCTGCTCAACAAGTGTTGATTTTGCCACCTCATGCTTGTCAAAGAGGTTCTCCAAGGCCTCTGTTCTACGAACTGCCTTTCTGTATGAACTACTTTGAATCTGAACATCACATGCagttaaaaatcaaaatctagAAAGAAAGCATGGAAGAAGCAATGGAAGAAGCAAACAGATGCTAGATTATACTTCCAGCCAACGGTTTTCCTTGTACAGACGGGTGAATTAACCAAAAGATTATATACTTGAATTCccatattaatgaaaaatgtttcatcCAAGAATTACGTACTTTCATGTCCTCTTCCGGATCTAGAAGGGGCACACCCTTTGGAAATCTTGATAGAACTTCAAaaatcttcttcaatgtaTTTTCTCGAGCTTCCAACGGCAAGAGATCATTGGGTATGAGTATCCGAATACTGGCTAAAGTACTGATCTATTAGtagacaagaaagaaagtaTGCATCAAGACgttatattgaaataaatcAAGATGGCAGTCGGCAGAAGATGTAatagttgaaagaaaatagatcTCTTGATTGAAAGACATTTTACAGTTACTTGAGCAAATATCAGTTCGGTGGGACAGAAGGAAAACTGAACCAACTTTAACCTAAATCTTATCTGTCTGCAAGTAGTTTCTCAAAAAACCTAGATCTTATCAGTGTCAAACTTGGTAATCTTTGGTCTCTATTCCAATTCTCAAATGTCAGTTCACATAAAGCATGTTCTGATGTGCCTATAATAGATAATCTAACTCCATACCTGAGAGATTGGAATGGAAACAACATGAGGTTCTCCGTGCTCTTTCAATTGAACAATCTTAACAGTTTTTTTCCCTATGGCATCTTTACTGACAACACATCTAGTAAGAACATCCACAGTGTAGTTAGCAGATTCCGGTTTCATGCTAACATCCTCTGtaacaaaaattgaagttcAGATTCAGAGGACTAACAAGCTAAAATTTGAAGGgggaaaaaaggaataaatatgcatgagagattattgatattttaccTTCAGCAATACCTTTCACcctttgaaaattaattatcaatCCCCACGTAACCTGGTTTTTAATGGAGAAAGTGGAAGAATTCACATCATAACTGTTGCATTCAATAGATACAAGCCTGCCAGGTTGTAGAAATGGCAAGCAGTATCTAGGAGACAAGACAATATCATGGATATcctttttcaaacttttgtaCTGCTTTAGcaaatcataataatttttcaaactaTCTTCCTCTTCAATCACTATGGAATCCCTCTCCTCTTCAAGGGTTTTCACTTGTTTCTGCAGTAATAACTAGAATTAGCACGTCAActtatatgaaatatatacCACAATATGGTTCGATCTTTCATGTGTTTTATTAAGTTCAACAAATATGTGAAGATACGGATTTAAACCTCTCACCTTTAGTATGAggtaaaaagaattatagGTTAAAAGATAACTAGACAGGTACGCAAAGTGATAGGTATctaccaaaaaacaaaaacatcattACCATgttcaacaaataaaaatcacAGAGGTTAGTGTGAAAAATACGAATAGTTCTTTATCATGTTCAACAAATATAATTCAAGGAGCAtagtgataaaaaaaaagacctgAAGGATGTAAAACagtatattatatatatatatatacacatacatacatacatatatagatGACAACATTATTTTGCAATTGCTTGTAACAGATCATCCTTTCCATTTTCAGTTGCCCAGAGTTGGTTCTCTTTATTTcaactaatttctttatttccaaGCAACCTTATATGTGATGCAAAAACTAACCTCGAGATTAGGTATGTTGCGGTCGGCTTGGAACTGATAGAAGGAATTGCGCAGCAGATTTTCAGGATCGCCATCTTCACAACGGATTTGATTTAAGAGCATGTTATAGCTCAAGTGGAAAGCACTACAACGCAAAAAGATAAGATGTCAGAGGAACTTATTTAAACAacagaattgaaaaaataaggTTGTCGACATGGTTACAC is a window encoding:
- the LOC111778667 gene encoding DExH-box ATP-dependent RNA helicase DExH9-like isoform X2, which translates into the protein MVSAHTSAGKTVVASYAIAMSLRNKQRVIYTSPIKALSNQKYREFKEEFSDVGLMTGDVTIEPNASCLVMTTEIWRSMQYKGSEVTREVAWIIFDEVHYMRDRERGVVWEESIVMAPKNARFVFLSATVPNAKEFADWVAKVHQQPCHIVYTDFRPTPLQHYVFPSGGEGLYLVVDEKGHFREDSFQKALNALVPASDGDKKKENGKWQKSLTLGKTGEESDIFKMVKMIIQRQYDPVILFSFSKRECEFLAMQMAKLDLNGDDEKASIETIFWSAMDMLSDDDKKLPQVSNMLPLLKRGIGVHHSGLLPILKEVIEILFQEGLIKCLFATETFSIGLNMPAKTVVFSNVRKFDGDKFRWLSSGEYIQMSGRAGRRGIDKRGICILMVDEKLEPSTAKMMLKGNADCLNSAFHLSYNMLLNQIRCEDGDPENLLRNSFYQFQADRNIPNLEKQVKTLEEERDSIVIEEEDSLKNYYDLLKQYKSLKKDIHDIVLSPRYCLPFLQPGRLVSIECNSYDVNSSTFSIKNQVTWGLIINFQRVKGIAEEDVSMKPESANYTVDVLTRCVVSKDAIGKKTVKIVQLKEHGEPHVVSIPISQISTLASIRILIPNDLLPLEARENTLKKIFEVLSRFPKGVPLLDPEEDMKIQSSSYRKAVRRTEALENLFDKHEVAKSTLVEQKLKALHLKQELTAKIRSIKKTMRSSSALAFKDELKARKRVLRRLGYITSDDVVELKGKVACEISSANELTLSELMLNGVFNDIKVEELISLLSCFVWQEKLQDAAKPREELELLFIQLQDTARRVAKVQLECKVEIDVEGFVNSFRADIMEVVYGWAKGSKFYEIMEITQVFEGSLIRAIRRLEEVLQQLIVAAKAIGETELETKFEEAVSKIKRDIVFAASLYL
- the LOC111778667 gene encoding DExH-box ATP-dependent RNA helicase DExH9-like isoform X3 encodes the protein MQYKGSEVTREVAWIIFDEVHYMRDRERGVVWEESIVMAPKNARFVFLSATVPNAKEFADWVAKVHQQPCHIVYTDFRPTPLQHYVFPSGGEGLYLVVDEKGHFREDSFQKALNALVPASDGDKKKENGKWQKSLTLGKTGEESDIFKMVKMIIQRQYDPVILFSFSKRECEFLAMQMAKLDLNGDDEKASIETIFWSAMDMLSDDDKKLPQVSNMLPLLKRGIGVHHSGLLPILKEVIEILFQEGLIKCLFATETFSIGLNMPAKTVVFSNVRKFDGDKFRWLSSGEYIQMSGRAGRRGIDKRGICILMVDEKLEPSTAKMMLKGNADCLNSAFHLSYNMLLNQIRCEDGDPENLLRNSFYQFQADRNIPNLEKQVKTLEEERDSIVIEEEDSLKNYYDLLKQYKSLKKDIHDIVLSPRYCLPFLQPGRLVSIECNSYDVNSSTFSIKNQVTWGLIINFQRVKGIAEEDVSMKPESANYTVDVLTRCVVSKDAIGKKTVKIVQLKEHGEPHVVSIPISQISTLASIRILIPNDLLPLEARENTLKKIFEVLSRFPKGVPLLDPEEDMKIQSSSYRKAVRRTEALENLFDKHEVAKSTLVEQKLKALHLKQELTAKIRSIKKTMRSSSALAFKDELKARKRVLRRLGYITSDDVVELKGKVACEISSANELTLSELMLNGVFNDIKVEELISLLSCFVWQEKLQDAAKPREELELLFIQLQDTARRVAKVQLECKVEIDVEGFVNSFRADIMEVVYGWAKGSKFYEIMEITQVFEGSLIRAIRRLEEVLQQLIVAAKAIGETELETKFEEAVSKIKRDIVFAASLYL